The Triticum dicoccoides isolate Atlit2015 ecotype Zavitan chromosome 6A, WEW_v2.0, whole genome shotgun sequence genome has a window encoding:
- the LOC119317000 gene encoding F-box/kelch-repeat protein SKIP30-like: MVECTMVSTLLDGLPNEVALQCLARVPFVSHPILQLVCRSWRASVRNGELLNVRNQIGATEELLCVLAFEPENIWQLYDPRRDKWITLPVMPSQIRNIARFGVASVAGKLYVIGGGSDRVDPLTGDHDTIFASNEVWSYDPLHRLWAQRAPMLVARAMFACYALDGKIIVAGGFTNCRKSISEAEIYDPEADTWESLPDLRQAHPSACSGLVFKDKMHVLHKGISTVQILEDGGNYWAVEDYSWLQGPMAMVGGELYVLSNSCIRKQHGENFPDKMVPCASGFQSRIGFGMIGLGDSICLFGGVIGPGPRNQCIKPLSDVDILNVASERPTWRQGSPMTRCRGSIAGCALLKI; the protein is encoded by the coding sequence ATGGTTGAGTGCACGATGGTATCGACCTTACTTGACGGTCTTCCTAATGAAGTGGCTCTCCAGTGCCTTGCACGTGTCCCGTTTGTATCCCATCCTATTCTTCAGCTGGTTTGCCGCTCTTGGAGAGCATCTGTTCGCAATGGGGAGCTTCTCAATGTTCGGAATCAGATTGGGGCGACGGAAGAACTGCTATGTGTGTTGGCATTCGAACCTGAAAACATTTGGCAACTTTATGATCCTCGTCGAGACAAGTGGATAACTCTCCCTGTCATGCCATCTCAGATTAGGAACATTGCCCGTTTTGGAGTTGCCTCTGTTGCTGGAAAACTCTATGTAATTGGTGGTGGCAGTGATAGAGTTGACCCCCTTACTGGAGACCATGACACAATCTTTGCGAGCAATGAGGTCTGGTCTTATGATCCTCTCCACCGCTTGTGggcccagagggctccaatgcttgTAGctcgagcgatgtttgcttgttatgCATTGGATGGGAAGATAATTGTTGCTGGGGGCTTTACAAACTGCCGCAAATCGATATCAGAGGCTGAGATTTACGATCCTGAAGCTGACACATGGGAGTCCCTCCCTGACCTCCGCCAGGCACACCCCTCTGCATGCTCTGGTCTTGTCTTCAAGGATAAGATGCACGTATTGCATAAAGGGATATCCACAGTCCAGATTCTCGAAGATGGCGGTAATTATTGGGCTGTTGAGGACTACTCTTGGCTGCAAGGCCCAATGGCAATGGTTGGTGGAGAGTTGTATGTGCTGAGCAATAGCTGCATTAGGAAGCAGCATGGTGAGAATTTCCCTGATAAGATGGTTCCTTGTGCATCAGGATTCCAAAGCAGGATCGGCTTTGGCATGATTGGCTTAGGGGACAGCATATGTTTGTTTGGTGGAGTGATCGGCCCTGGGCCAAGAAATCAGTGCATTAAGCCATTGTCTGATGTTGATATCTTGAATGTCGCAAGCGAGAGGCCAACCTGGCGACAAGGATCACCGATGACGCGTTGCCGAGGGAGTATCGCAGGCTGTGCTCTGCTGAAGATCTAG